In Erigeron canadensis isolate Cc75 chromosome 6, C_canadensis_v1, whole genome shotgun sequence, the following are encoded in one genomic region:
- the LOC122605181 gene encoding uncharacterized protein LOC122605181, whose protein sequence is MDIRGMSMITSSWRNQKHSYYCSTRDPKPPSPQNGDDRNNKNNNKDKFSTDWDKAWSSFKKQGKKSLFSQFTPNKYVSWNPRRSNFPLSEEVDPIKRAERSNLSLWTSPSFTLGGAIVIVTFLLVYTILFPLK, encoded by the exons ATGGATATTCGAGGGATGAGCATGATAACGTCATCATGGCGGAATCAAAAACACAGTTACTACTGTTCTACCAGAGATCCAAAGCCACCTTCTCCACAAAACGGTGATGATCGtaacaacaagaacaacaacaaag ATAAGTTTTCGACAGATTGGGACAAGGCATGGTCAAGTTTCAAGAAGCAAGGGAAAAAGAGCCTGTTTTCACAGTTTACCCCAAATAAGTATGTAAGCTGGAACCCTAGAAGATCCAACTTTCCATTATCCGAAGAGGTAGATCCCATCAAAAGGGCAGAAAGATCAAACTTAAGTTTATGGACCAGCCCGAGTTTCACTCTTGGGGGTGCAATTGTCATTGTAACCTTTCTTCTTGTTTACACCATTCTTTTTCCCCTCAAGTAA